A region from the uncultured Bacteroides sp. genome encodes:
- a CDS encoding ATP-binding protein, translating to MNIKTKLIFGIGMLAGMIVFLVTLSVINLQTLTAVDPNSAEALPALHRALLWISVTGGICIFTGISLLLWLPRSISKPIKELIGGIVEIANHNYEKRLNLKSNEEFRAVAKSFNRMAERLAEYRESTLVDILSAKKFLEATVNSINEPIIGLNTEREILFINNEALNVLNLKRENVIRHSAEELSLKNDLLRRLIRELVNPGEKKEPLKIYADNKESYFQAFYIPITNQEPDEVDPHNLGDVILLKNITEFKELDSAKTTFISTISHELKTPISAIMMSLQLLEDKRIGGLNEEQVQLSKSIRENSERLLGITGELLNMTQVEAGKLQLIPKITKPIELIEYAIKANQVQADKFNIQIEVEYPETKISKLFVDSEKIAWVLTNLLSNAIRYSKENGRVIIGAKQNGEFIELYVKDFGKGIDPRYHQSIFDRYFRVPGTKVQGSGLGLSISKDFVEAHNGTLTVESEPGNGSQFIIRLKA from the coding sequence ATGAATATTAAAACAAAACTGATTTTCGGTATCGGAATGCTTGCTGGGATGATTGTCTTTTTAGTCACTCTATCAGTGATAAATCTGCAAACGTTGACGGCTGTTGACCCCAATAGTGCTGAAGCTTTGCCTGCCTTGCATCGTGCTTTGTTATGGATTTCTGTCACCGGAGGCATTTGCATCTTTACCGGGATTTCATTATTGTTATGGTTGCCCCGTTCCATCAGTAAGCCTATTAAAGAATTGATAGGGGGAATTGTTGAGATAGCCAATCATAATTATGAGAAGAGGTTGAATCTAAAGAGTAATGAAGAGTTTAGAGCAGTTGCAAAGAGCTTTAACCGCATGGCCGAGAGGTTGGCTGAATATCGTGAAAGTACATTGGTCGATATTCTTTCAGCCAAAAAGTTTTTGGAGGCTACGGTAAATAGTATTAATGAACCCATTATCGGATTGAATACGGAGAGAGAGATCCTTTTTATAAATAATGAAGCGCTGAATGTGCTAAACCTGAAAAGAGAAAACGTGATTCGTCACTCGGCAGAAGAGCTTTCGCTGAAAAATGATTTGCTTCGTCGTTTGATTCGTGAGCTGGTGAATCCTGGTGAAAAGAAAGAACCGCTGAAAATTTATGCAGATAACAAAGAAAGTTACTTTCAGGCATTTTATATTCCAATTACGAATCAGGAACCCGATGAGGTTGATCCTCATAACTTGGGAGATGTTATTCTGCTGAAAAATATTACGGAATTCAAAGAATTGGACTCAGCAAAAACTACTTTTATCTCTACCATTTCTCATGAGTTGAAGACTCCTATATCGGCTATAATGATGAGTTTGCAATTGCTCGAAGATAAGCGAATAGGCGGGCTTAACGAGGAACAGGTACAACTCTCAAAAAGTATTAGGGAGAATAGTGAACGCTTATTGGGCATAACAGGAGAACTGCTGAACATGACACAAGTTGAGGCTGGTAAGCTACAGCTTATACCTAAAATAACCAAGCCGATTGAACTGATTGAATATGCTATAAAGGCCAATCAGGTGCAGGCTGACAAGTTTAATATTCAGATAGAGGTAGAATATCCTGAAACGAAAATTAGCAAATTGTTTGTTGATAGTGAAAAAATAGCTTGGGTACTCACCAATTTGTTAAGCAATGCCATTCGATATTCTAAAGAGAATGGAAGGGTTATTATAGGAGCTAAGCAGAATGGAGAGTTCATTGAACTCTACGTGAAGGATTTTGGTAAAGGAATAGATCCACGCTATCATCAAAGTATTTTTGATCGTTATTTCAGAGTACCCGGTACTAAAGTACAGGGTAGTGGGTTGGGGTTGTCTATTTCGAAAGATTTTGTAGAAGCGCATAATGGGACTTTGACTGTTGAGAGTGAACCGGGAAATGGGAGTCAGTTTATTATTCGTTTGAAAGCGTAA
- a CDS encoding K(+)-transporting ATPase subunit C, translated as MKTLLKSVKITLALCVLLALCYLFILWIFAQLAGPDNGNVKVVCLDGKVVGASNVGQNFTKDIYFWGRPSSAGKGYDATASGGSNKGVADKEYLATIEARIDTFLVHHPYLSRSEVPAEMVTGSGSGLDPDITPTCAYVQVKRVANARGLREMAVKGIVNRMIERPLLGLFGPPKINVLKLNIALEEAQHPEK; from the coding sequence ATGAAGACACTCTTGAAATCCGTGAAAATAACGCTTGCACTTTGTGTGCTTTTAGCGTTGTGTTATCTATTTATTTTATGGATATTTGCACAACTGGCAGGCCCTGATAATGGTAATGTTAAAGTTGTTTGTCTAGATGGGAAAGTGGTAGGTGCATCCAATGTGGGACAGAACTTTACTAAAGATATCTACTTTTGGGGGCGTCCGTCTTCTGCCGGGAAAGGTTATGATGCAACCGCTTCGGGGGGGAGTAATAAAGGCGTTGCCGACAAAGAATATCTGGCTACGATAGAAGCCCGAATCGATACTTTTTTGGTACATCATCCATACTTATCTCGCAGTGAGGTTCCGGCTGAGATGGTGACGGGTAGCGGATCGGGGCTGGACCCGGATATAACTCCGACTTGTGCTTACGTGCAGGTGAAGCGTGTGGCTAATGCCCGTGGTCTGAGAGAAATGGCGGTGAAAGGTATTGTAAATCGTATGATTGAGAGACCTTTATTGGGGCTCTTCGGGCCTCCGAAAATTAATGTATTGAAGCTCAATATTGCTTTGGAAGAAGCGCAACATCCGGAAAAATGA
- a CDS encoding sensor protein KdpD has translation MNREESVQHFLDLIKKSRRGKFKIYVGMIAGVGKSYRMLQEAHDLLDNGVDVQIGYIETHGRTATEALIAGLPLIPRRKIFYKGKELEEMDVEAIVRMHPEIVIVDELAHTNVEGSLNEKRWQDVMVLLDEGINVISAVNIQHIESLNEEVQGISGIEVKERIPDSVLQEADEVVNIDLTAEELITRLKAGKIYRPEKIQLALNNFFKTENILQLRELALKEVALRVEKKVENEVVVSGMGIRHERFMACISSHEKTPRRIIRKAARLATRYNTSFIALYVQTPRESMERIDLASQRHLLNHFKLVTELGGEVVQIQSKDVLGSILSVCKERQITTVCMGAPSLRMPSALLSVLCYKKFMNRLTQMNTDLIILA, from the coding sequence ATGAATAGAGAAGAGAGCGTGCAGCATTTCCTTGATCTGATAAAGAAATCACGTCGTGGAAAATTTAAAATCTATGTGGGCATGATAGCAGGTGTTGGTAAAAGCTATCGCATGCTTCAGGAGGCGCACGATTTGTTGGATAATGGCGTTGATGTACAAATAGGATATATAGAGACTCACGGGCGTACAGCAACAGAGGCTTTGATAGCCGGATTGCCTCTGATTCCTCGCAGAAAAATTTTCTATAAAGGAAAGGAACTTGAGGAGATGGATGTTGAAGCTATCGTCAGGATGCATCCTGAAATTGTAATTGTCGACGAATTGGCACATACCAATGTAGAAGGTAGTTTGAATGAAAAGCGGTGGCAGGATGTAATGGTTTTACTCGACGAGGGCATTAATGTGATTTCAGCAGTGAACATTCAGCATATCGAAAGCTTGAATGAAGAAGTGCAGGGCATTTCGGGCATTGAAGTGAAAGAACGTATTCCGGATAGCGTATTGCAGGAGGCCGACGAGGTGGTGAATATTGATCTTACGGCAGAGGAACTCATTACTCGCTTGAAAGCCGGTAAAATTTATCGGCCGGAGAAAATACAGTTGGCTCTTAATAACTTTTTTAAAACGGAAAATATCTTGCAGCTCCGCGAGCTGGCTTTGAAAGAAGTGGCATTGCGTGTAGAGAAAAAGGTGGAAAACGAAGTCGTTGTTTCCGGAATGGGTATTAGGCATGAACGTTTCATGGCTTGCATCAGCTCACACGAAAAAACGCCGCGCAGAATTATACGTAAAGCCGCCCGATTGGCGACTCGTTATAATACTTCTTTTATAGCTCTTTATGTGCAAACTCCTCGTGAGAGCATGGAACGTATTGACTTGGCCAGTCAGCGGCATCTGCTGAACCATTTTAAGTTGGTGACCGAATTGGGTGGAGAAGTTGTTCAGATACAATCAAAAGATGTGCTCGGGAGTATTTTGAGTGTGTGCAAGGAGAGGCAGATAACAACGGTCTGCATGGGAGCTCCGTCTCTTAGAATGCCAAGTGCTCTCTTGTCTGTACTATGTTATAAAAAATTTATGAACAGACTGACGCAAATGAATACGGATTTGATTATACTTGCATAA